ctcatcagaccaggcaacatttttccagtcttcaactgtccaattttggagagctcttgcaaattgtagcctctttttcctatttgtagtggagatgagtggtacccggtggggtcttctgctgttgtagcccatccgcctcaaggttgtgcgtgttgtggcttcacaaatgctttgctgcatacctcggttgtaatgagttgttatttcaggcaaagttgctcttctatcagtttgaatcagtcggcccattctcctctgacctctagcatcaacaaggcattttcgcccacaggactgctgcatactggatgtttttcccttttcacaccattctttgtaaaccctagaaatggttgtgcgtgaaaatcccagtaactgagcagattgtgaaatactcagaccggcccgtctggcaccaacaaacatgccacgctcaaaattgcttaaatcacctttctttcccattctgacattcagtttggagttcaggagattgtcttgaccaggaccacacccctaaatgcattgaagcaactgccatgtgattggttgattagataattgcattaatgagaaattgaacaggtgttcctaataatcctttaggtgagtgtatatatatatatatatatatatatatattgtgtgtgtctataattaTGTGGCCACTGGTGTGTTGTTGGGGGTCGGgctggggttggggattgggtgTGGGGGGCAATTGTtagggttaaatattgattctgtttgtatatgtatTGCTTAACATTGTCTAACAGATGTTAATCTATGTgaaaatgttaatcacaaaaaaagttattagaatattagattttttttttcaatgcgtTATTTTTTCCTTTGCTTTTCCCTTTGAGGATGTCCCAAAAAAGGAGGTTTTATCATATTTAGCTAACTTATTGGGACATTTTCCAGCAAATGTATCCACAAAGAATGGCCAGgttacaaaaacacacaaacctcTTGCTCTTCACAAGGAGGCATGAGATAAAGTCTTTGGCTTCCTCAGAGATGTCGGCAAACTCTGCCTCTTCAAAACTCCACTGACAGGCCAGGATGTTATTAAGTGTCTCATTATCATCCTCACCCAGGAATGGTGACAGGCCACTAAgcctacacaaacaaacacaagttagTGTTACAAAACTAAGTACCTCCTTCTAGGAGATATAGGTTTGATCAAATTGACCGTTCATTAATTTCTATGGTACAGACTCACAGCATGTAAGTTATGACACCTAAACTCCACATATCAGTTGGGAATGAGACAAATTCATAGTTGATCACTTCGGGGGCTAGGAATTCAGGTGTACCAAAGTTCACCCTTAACTTTTCCCTGGGTTTGTATCTAAAAGGAAAATAGCAATGGAAACACAAATCAGTGAGATCAATAGAGAttcatttaaaaagacaaaagaaatgcAGGCATTTGATATAACTATAAAACAGGCAAGCAGGTACCCCTGAGGATTAATTCAATGGTATTTTCCAAAACATTAGGGCCCACATaattcttttctgttttttttttttctttcttttttttccaaaaataatgattttatttgaaaatgttatagcttgtagaaatcataaaaataaaaaattgcaaatatattATAAGGTCAGCTGCCTTTTCAAAAAATGCCACCTTTTTACTTTTAGACAAAGATTGTGAGTTGATACCTCAGTATTTGCAGGGACCCCTGGAGATAAACAATTACTTTTTTATGTAACTTATTTTTCATGATTTATTTTGGACCTCAACATCAGTGATGTCTGAACAAAGTATTATGGATATCGTagacacatacaaacacagatACTTACTGTATTCATACAATATAAACAAATACTAACCTCCTTGCAAGCCCAAAATCAATGATCTTGACCTTGTTCGTTTGTCGACTGACACACAGAACGTTTTCAGGCTGTTGACAcagtaaaatgtatttcaaacTTCTTACTATTTGTATGCAGAGTTTTAAAGAGCCCATGCAAACTTTTCTTTCTACTACTTTCTACTTTTAGTTTTGAAGCCATCTATACAGTATGCTAGTGTAGGCCTACTCCTAGAAggtgacaaaattaacttttggcagatatatgcatttaaaatcttGACTTTTTCTCTTCttggaaaacagaaaaaaatattgatcATCTTACACTACACAGAatcttgtccaataaaatgctctttagaatgagaatgtccctcctccTAATACCACCTGCAGCTGTTTAGCAAATAGTAAACACTAGTTTATGGCTGTTACAACTAAAATTTATTAGCTATTATAAACAAGCATCGGAATGAAAACTGTGCTCGTCTTACGATTTCAAGCCTTTAAATTGATGTCTTTTACAATAATGTGTTATACCTTTAGGTCAAGGTGCAATATATACATCTTGTGCATATATTGAAGCCCTTCACTGATCTGCCTGATGAACAGCACTGTGTCCAACTCTGTCAGTTTATAGTTTTCATCAATGATCCGGTCAAACAGCTCTCCACCATCAACACTAGGGGGCACACAAGGTAAACACATTACAGAGCACATTCTGAAGGGAAATCGTAAAAGTGTAAAGAGAAACTAAGTATGAGGCAGCATTCATGAGTATATGATACCATGGGTGcgtttttattattgcttgtgaAATTTCAAAGAAACAATACAGTTGACTGTTAGGGGCAAAACTGCTACCGAAAATATCAAAAACACaccacatatttaaaatatgggTGTATGTTGGGGGGGTTAGCATGGGTTTAGTGTCTCTGGAGACGTGACCTGACTCAGAGCCAAGTGTTGTTTAATCTGGAGCTAATAAGAAGTGAGTTGGATGAAAACGAAAAATTCTCAATAACTTTAAAAGTTGAAtctacaattacattaaaatcatgtgACTTTGTGTGACTGTAGGCAGCATAGAGCTATATAATCTGACATAGAGGCCAGAcagttttttaaaatgtgttatgatacatttcattttatgttgatttgattgatttagtGTAGTATTTGTCATAAATGGATGACACACTTGTTTTTATGTGGTGGATTTAAAGGAGGtacaaataaatctaaatataaaataaattcctATAAATATAATCAACCCCAGGGGACAAATAATGAAAAGTTATTTGAAAAGTGAAAAGTTAACTTCAGAACCCAATCCATTTGCACATGTGAATTAGTTAGAGAGCAAGACTGTGTATGAGCAACTGAATGTGTGAGACTTTCATGTGTTTGTGAATATAACTCACTACTCCATCACAAGAATGATTTCATGGCGAGATTCAAAGGCGGCGTAGAGCTGGATAAGACTGGAGTGGCTCAGCTGGTTCATTACCTCAATTTCACCCTTCACTACCTCCTGACAACACAAACGTGTGTCAAATCAAGGATCTATTAGTATACATTTATCATAGGCTCCTGACATTatcctttttaaaggaatagttcacccaaaaaatcacCATCTACCCTCACGTTGTCCCAAGCCCATACATTCGTGGAACACGTAAGGGTTGGGTTCcactttatattatgtatttaagcatttgatacaatgtacttattatgtacatgcatgttgttgcattgtgtttacatttaaagtacctgcatttattacatttgtagttacactgttacccttaaccctaaccccaaatctaaccctaaagTAAtccttaactctaacccctaaccgagccctaaccctaaccctactcctaaaccttcCTGTACCTCaatctcagtagcagcaaatgtgaatctttacTGCATAGTAATgcagtaaatacattgtattgtatgtattttaatgtttttttatagtagttaaagacacctaatataaagtttgATCGGAAGTTGTTGTGGCAGAATACTAGGTGCTGactgcctcagtcactattcactttaactgtacatttacatttacatgtatgcatttggcagacgcttttatccaaagctacttacagtgcacttattacagggacaatccccacggagcaacctagagttaagtgccttgctgaaggacacaatggtggtggctgtggggatcgaaccagcgaccttctgtttACTAGTTCAGTGCTTTAGACCACCACCAACTGTATAAAAAATAtgctgtgaaagtgaatggtgactgagattgtgttccgcagaagacagTGAGCtataggatgagtaaataatggcagaattttcaattttgggtgaactatcccataaaGGCATGATAATGCTACCTTAAAATGGACTGAATGGCATTTACCTTCTCTTTCTGACTCCTGGCTTTAATTATCTTGGCTGCTAATATGAGCCCAGAAGATTTCTCCACACATTTGTGCACCATGCCAAAGCGGCcgctattaaaataaaaataacacaataaaaacCCAATTCAAATCACAAACCCATCTAATTTTGAAAATCTAAATTCCTACATTCATAACAAAAATCCAAAATAATCTCATCCAGTCTCTAGGTATGCACTTTCACTAAGGGCTAAAAATATGCCAtacatctcactctctctctctctctctctctctctctctctctctctctttttctctctcacacacacacacacacacctgtccgTCACTTTCGTGCCCTTGCATATCCTGATTCCTGGAAgctgtaaaaaatgttttggaaTCTAATACTATGGGCTTAATATCATCCCAGGCGTCCCAGTTACACTTACTTAAAAAAATCCTTTGATGTCAACAAAACTGATGGAATGTACCAACACCATTGTAAAAGTTATCATCTTTCTGTAGCTTACCCTCCAAGAACTTCCTCTTTATTGATAGTGTAGTAGCTAGTAATCTGGTGGGTTTTGGTTGTGACTAGACGATGTTCAAATAGTGCAGGTGGAGGAGGTGAGGAAtctaagaaaaagagaaagaggggAGGATGAGTAAAAGTCAAACAACAATCATTCTcatactgcaaaaataattttcttaatcagtattttgtcttgttttaaggatgcttaGATGTGTTACTGATGAAAAAAGACAAAACCACTGAACAAGAAAAATATGATTCTGCAGTGCAAACCTTGCATCTCTTTTCATACCAATGATATACTCTTCAAGTACTGGCTCCACGTCTTTCCTTTCCTCTTCTGTCCCCTCCTCTGCAGCTTCAAGTCTTGCCTCTTCTCCCTCTTTTAAtccctccttctcctcctcctctgaagCCTCCTCCACTCTGCTTTTTTTAAGGTCATCTGTCTCCAGATTCTCATCAGAAACATGCCTCTTAGTGCTGCAAGTTATGTCCAGATGCTCCTCGTGGCTACATGAATATATGAATTCAAAGAGAATGTTCTGACTTTCCCACTTTTAAATACGACTTTGCTTGGTCATTCATTTTGCTTTGGAACACTGATAACAATATTTCCAACTCCATTAGAAGGGCACATTATTGCCGATAGCCTAATTGATTACTTCTGTCCAAACACCAATCACGTCAACGAgtactgttttatgaatatgaGTTTTCTGACACACTGAAGACTGTGAAGGAACTGGTAATCCTTGCTTGTGTGCGGTCATCCTTATAAGTTTCTTCCTCTTTATTTCTAAtagtttaaatattataataagcTTATAGTTGTATTTGTTATATGAACTATCCGAGACCTACCTTTCTAGTGTGATTGTGATGTTTTCATTGGTCTGGCCAGATGAATTTGAAGCAGCTTGTTGGATTTCCTCTGACAACAATAATTCCtcctctttctctgtctcctcatcttcctccttttcctcttcctcttttATCAGCAACAATTCAGCTACAGTTTCTTCATCTCTTGCCGCTTCCTCCACCAATTCTTTTTTGTCCCTGTATCCTTCTCCTTCTTGCTCCTCCTCAATAAGATCCAGGGGAACTGCTGTGCTGGCTGCTGTCTCTGCTGCACAGTGGGAAAGCTGAGTGTTCTGTTCATTGAGCTTTTGCACTTCTTCTAAACCAGCTGAGACTAAGTCTGGTTAAAAGAGGAGAGTAGAATTAATGACTTTTTCTTCATGGTAGGTTAAAACAATCTTTATGTGTTACACTGTAAAtcctaatgttgtcattatgggaaaAATCAAGATGtcttaattaaaaattatttaatgtcaaGGTTTTGGCTCATAACTTATGTTACATGGAATCATTTTTCTTATCAATAgacttaagtgttaataactGAAATGATTGagcaaaattgaggctatggggaatacccacaatgccttgtgcttgaattatttaattatgtttccttggtcaaagcaAAAACCGGTTGCATTTGTTGTTAAGAATTCATGTTTTGTTGTAATATTAATTTTGTTCTTTTGCAAATAGTAATTTTGTGTTATGCCACCATTAGGGTaatctgtgtcccctttggtcaagttggaccctgttaacatGTGCAACTTAAATATgtctatgcatttctgtggagaagtAAAGTGAATTTAATGATTGACCGAAAATTAGTAACAATTTTCATTTAAGATGTGTTTAATATATGAC
This sequence is a window from Xyrauchen texanus isolate HMW12.3.18 chromosome 30, RBS_HiC_50CHRs, whole genome shotgun sequence. Protein-coding genes within it:
- the mylk4b gene encoding myosin light chain kinase family member 4 isoform X1; protein product: MEGQESQVKELGMSRLMFYRHLESVETMRSYWELKQVQLKNLEQLRDKDGKEKSKVYPKGSKTQKKKKPLDTTDLVSAGLEEVQKLNEQNTQLSHCAAETAASTAVPLDLIEEEQEGEGYRDKKELVEEAARDEETVAELLLIKEEEEKEEDEETEKEEELLLSEEIQQAASNSSGQTNENITITLESHEEHLDITCSTKRHVSDENLETDDLKKSRVEEASEEEEKEGLKEGEEARLEAAEEGTEEERKDVEPVLEEYIIDSSPPPPALFEHRLVTTKTHQITSYYTINKEEVLGGGRFGMVHKCVEKSSGLILAAKIIKARSQKEKEVVKGEIEVMNQLSHSSLIQLYAAFESRHEIILVMEYVDGGELFDRIIDENYKLTELDTVLFIRQISEGLQYMHKMYILHLDLKPENVLCVSRQTNKVKIIDFGLARRYKPREKLRVNFGTPEFLAPEVINYEFVSFPTDMWSLGVITYMLLSGLSPFLGEDDNETLNNILACQWSFEEAEFADISEEAKDFISCLLVKSKSWRMSASQSLKHPWLSDRGLHYRLHQKKNKCHSSHAPPPQA
- the mylk4b gene encoding myosin light chain kinase family member 4 isoform X2, which translates into the protein MDNFLRDKDLWIVGSVCLVASILWRRFWNLFTYKKKRDNTPERASIDIQLRDKDGKEKSKVYPKGSKTQKKKKPLDTTDLVSAGLEEVQKLNEQNTQLSHCAAETAASTAVPLDLIEEEQEGEGYRDKKELVEEAARDEETVAELLLIKEEEEKEEDEETEKEEELLLSEEIQQAASNSSGQTNENITITLESHEEHLDITCSTKRHVSDENLETDDLKKSRVEEASEEEEKEGLKEGEEARLEAAEEGTEEERKDVEPVLEEYIIDSSPPPPALFEHRLVTTKTHQITSYYTINKEEVLGGGRFGMVHKCVEKSSGLILAAKIIKARSQKEKEVVKGEIEVMNQLSHSSLIQLYAAFESRHEIILVMEYVDGGELFDRIIDENYKLTELDTVLFIRQISEGLQYMHKMYILHLDLKPENVLCVSRQTNKVKIIDFGLARRYKPREKLRVNFGTPEFLAPEVINYEFVSFPTDMWSLGVITYMLLSGLSPFLGEDDNETLNNILACQWSFEEAEFADISEEAKDFISCLLVKSKSWRMSASQSLKHPWLSDRGLHYRLHQKKNKCHSSHAPPPQA